Proteins found in one Campylobacter lari genomic segment:
- a CDS encoding 3'(2'),5'-bisphosphate nucleotidase CysQ family protein, with protein sequence MKNLDTLLELALKASKEASKALLEYKDKNTLWFKDDDSPVGLADIKSNEAISEILASSDIAICSEENILSYEERKKLEYFWLIDPLDGTKSYAKKDKEYCVLIALIHKNTPVLSLIGDVENNAFYYAHAHTKVYKNNEILNLSSEQYEKVRNIALYSKNHDNNENFFIQNHLEGIKVSSALKFVYLLEAKAGIYPRFGGPKAWDIAAGDFLIKQNGGILYDFNKKALDYNSPDFKLPSFIAFAKNEFKLKGF encoded by the coding sequence ATGAAAAATTTAGACACACTTTTAGAATTAGCATTAAAAGCAAGTAAGGAAGCCTCCAAAGCATTGCTTGAATATAAAGACAAAAATACCTTGTGGTTTAAAGACGATGATTCCCCAGTAGGTTTAGCTGATATAAAATCTAATGAAGCTATTAGTGAGATTTTAGCTTCAAGCGATATAGCTATATGCTCTGAAGAAAATATACTTTCTTATGAAGAAAGAAAAAAATTAGAATATTTTTGGTTAATAGACCCTCTTGATGGCACTAAATCTTATGCTAAAAAAGATAAAGAATATTGCGTTTTAATCGCATTAATCCACAAAAACACTCCTGTGCTTTCACTTATAGGCGATGTAGAAAATAATGCATTTTATTATGCACATGCTCATACTAAGGTTTATAAAAATAATGAAATTTTAAATCTTAGTTCAGAGCAATATGAAAAAGTTAGAAATATTGCTTTATACTCTAAAAACCATGATAATAATGAAAATTTTTTCATTCAAAATCATCTTGAAGGCATTAAGGTTTCATCTGCTTTAAAATTTGTATATTTACTTGAAGCAAAAGCTGGAATTTACCCGCGTTTTGGTGGCCCAAAAGCTTGGGATATAGCTGCTGGGGATTTTTTAATCAAACAAAATGGTGGAATTTTATATGATTTTAACAAAAAGGCTTTAGATTATAATAGTCCTGATTTTAAACTTCCAAGTTTTATAGCTTTTGCCAAGAATGAATTTAAATTAAAAGGTTTTTAG
- a CDS encoding cation:proton antiporter: MLAHAIDTQAATDLKILLVVAGCLLTSPYIAKFLKLPLSATEIMLGSFIGFLGFIGESENFKLLANAGFYYLMFIAGMEVNLKTFLNTERSLLNKAFIYIILLYTFSVLAVESIDISYIFVIIIPVMSVGLLSTLYRDFGKNCEWLNISMVVATLAEVVSIVLLTITAAFLGKGADIFSLTQNLLYLVGFLALCIFGFKFLEVLFWWYPQLKTILMPWQDQNEKDIRFCMAIFIAIVAIMIYFKLEVALGAFIAGSFIATFFDHKKDLEHKLSSFGYGFLIPIFFIYIGSSFKLQMLLNPQVLIIAFSLTAFMIGLRILCAMTFVKILGLKNTFLFGLSHSMPLTLLIAVATLSYQTNIITQDIYSGLVLTALLEAILAISLIKFINNLSRK; the protein is encoded by the coding sequence TTGCTAGCTCATGCCATTGATACTCAAGCTGCTACGGATTTAAAAATTTTATTGGTCGTGGCAGGGTGCTTACTCACTTCACCTTATATTGCTAAATTTTTAAAACTCCCACTTTCAGCCACTGAAATCATGCTTGGTTCTTTTATAGGATTTTTAGGTTTTATAGGAGAGAGTGAGAATTTTAAGCTTTTAGCTAATGCGGGATTTTATTATCTTATGTTTATTGCAGGTATGGAGGTTAATCTCAAAACCTTTTTAAACACGGAAAGAAGCTTGCTTAATAAAGCTTTTATCTACATCATACTTTTATATACTTTTAGTGTTTTAGCGGTTGAAAGTATAGATATTTCTTATATTTTTGTCATCATCATACCTGTAATGAGTGTAGGCTTACTCTCAACGCTTTATAGAGATTTTGGTAAAAATTGCGAGTGGCTTAATATATCCATGGTGGTAGCTACTTTAGCTGAAGTTGTAAGCATAGTTTTGCTTACCATAACTGCAGCATTTTTAGGCAAAGGCGCTGATATTTTCTCACTCACTCAAAATTTATTATATTTAGTAGGATTTTTAGCGCTTTGTATTTTTGGATTTAAATTTTTAGAAGTGCTGTTTTGGTGGTATCCACAACTAAAAACCATACTCATGCCTTGGCAAGATCAAAACGAAAAAGATATAAGATTTTGCATGGCCATTTTCATAGCCATAGTTGCAATTATGATTTATTTTAAACTTGAAGTTGCACTTGGAGCTTTTATAGCAGGTTCATTCATAGCTACTTTTTTTGATCATAAAAAAGATTTAGAGCATAAACTTTCTAGTTTTGGTTATGGCTTTTTAATCCCTATATTTTTCATCTATATAGGCTCAAGCTTTAAACTTCAAATGCTTTTAAACCCTCAAGTTTTAATCATAGCTTTTTCACTAACCGCCTTTATGATAGGGTTAAGAATACTTTGTGCTATGACTTTTGTAAAAATACTTGGTTTAAAAAATACTTTTTTATTTGGCCTAAGCCATTCTATGCCACTAACCTTACTCATCGCAGTAGCTACACTTTCTTATCAAACTAATATTATCACTCAAGATATATACTCAGGATTAGTGCTTACAGCTTTACTTGAAGCAATTTTAGCTATTAGCTTGATTAAATTTATCAATAATCTTAGTAGAAAATAA
- a CDS encoding biotin synthase, which translates to MQIMLCAISNIASGGCGEDCKYCTQSAHVKTNINKYKRKDIEQIVLEAKMAKKNEALGFCLVTAGAGLDDEKLEYVCKVAHAVQKEVEGLLLIACNGIANLEQLKELKKAGIFSYNHNLETSKEFFPNICSTHTWEQRFQTNLYAKEAGLMLCCGGIYGLGESEADRKSFRASLKELDPFSSPINFFIPNENLKLKQALLDPDEALNIIKDTKKDLPNAHIMVAGGREVVLKERQYEIFNAGASAIVVGDYLTTKGEEPSKDIQKLKQMGFSFASSCH; encoded by the coding sequence ATGCAAATCATGCTTTGTGCTATATCTAATATAGCAAGTGGAGGGTGTGGTGAGGACTGCAAATACTGCACTCAAAGTGCTCATGTGAAAACTAATATCAACAAATACAAAAGAAAAGATATAGAACAAATTGTTTTAGAAGCTAAAATGGCTAAGAAAAATGAGGCTTTAGGTTTTTGTTTAGTTACAGCAGGTGCTGGACTTGATGATGAAAAACTTGAGTATGTGTGCAAAGTAGCTCATGCGGTACAAAAAGAAGTAGAAGGACTTTTACTCATAGCTTGCAATGGCATAGCAAATTTAGAACAACTCAAAGAATTAAAAAAAGCGGGGATTTTTTCTTATAACCATAACCTAGAAACTTCTAAAGAATTTTTCCCAAATATTTGCTCTACGCATACTTGGGAGCAAAGATTTCAAACTAATCTTTATGCTAAAGAAGCAGGTTTAATGCTTTGTTGTGGTGGAATTTATGGTCTTGGAGAAAGCGAAGCTGATAGAAAAAGTTTTAGAGCAAGCTTAAAAGAGCTTGATCCTTTTTCTTCGCCTATTAATTTTTTCATACCAAATGAAAATTTAAAACTCAAGCAAGCTTTACTTGATCCTGATGAGGCATTAAATATCATCAAAGATACTAAAAAAGACTTACCAAATGCACATATCATGGTAGCAGGTGGTAGAGAGGTAGTGTTAAAAGAAAGGCAATATGAAATTTTTAATGCAGGAGCTAGTGCTATAGTAGTGGGTGATTATCTTACAACTAAAGGCGAAGAACCTAGCAAAGACATACAAAAACTAAAACAAATGGGATTTAGCTTTGCTAGCTCATGCCATTGA
- the topA gene encoding type I DNA topoisomerase, which yields MKNLIIVESPAKAKTIGNFLGKDYEVIASKGHIRDLPKTSFGIKIEDENFKPEYRISNDHSSLVKELKEKAKKAKTIYLATDEDREGEAIAYHIAKAINKDENSLPRIVFHEITKSAIENALKNPRSLNVNSVNAQQTRRLLDRIVGYKLSPLLNQKIQKGLSAGRVQSAALKIIVDREREIKAFIPLKYFSIDVIFEKDLQAELVEFQNQKIEKLSLTNEDRAKLIFEACKNANFKIKDIESKDRKIAPQAPFMTSTLQQSASNRLGFNPKKTMMIAQKLYEGVKTHQGIMGVITYMRTDSLNIAKEALEEVRKLIKSDFGKEYLPSKTNIYTTKSKGAQEAHEAIRPTNLSFTPKLASEFLEKDEARLYTLIYNRFLASQMNPAISQTQNVYVKSNEASFKISGRKILFDGHYKVYGDMDKDKILPNLKLEDTLNIQNIELSSHFTEPPSRYSEAGLVKKLENLGIGRPSTYAPTISLLSAREYVHIDKKQIIPNEIAFVVTEVLEQNFSDIVDSDFTSKMEDKLDIIAEGKMDWQEVLREFYFPFMRKIDEGKKNIKSQKTFTKLDETCPDCGGELAIRKGRYGEFIACLNFPKCKYSRNLKQETQNEEKSEKKLNTIGVKCPSCQEGEIVERFSKRGKFYGCSAYPKCNYISKYKPSEEKCSKCGETLIIKELKKGTFLECLKCKIKKEI from the coding sequence ATGAAAAATTTAATCATAGTAGAATCACCTGCTAAAGCTAAAACCATAGGTAATTTTCTAGGCAAAGACTATGAAGTAATAGCCTCTAAAGGACACATTAGAGACTTGCCTAAAACTAGCTTTGGCATAAAAATAGAAGATGAAAATTTTAAACCCGAATATAGAATATCAAATGATCATTCAAGCTTAGTAAAAGAACTCAAAGAAAAGGCTAAAAAAGCTAAAACTATCTATCTTGCAACCGATGAGGATCGCGAGGGTGAAGCCATAGCTTATCATATAGCTAAGGCTATTAATAAAGATGAAAATTCCCTGCCACGCATAGTTTTTCATGAGATTACTAAAAGTGCTATAGAAAATGCTTTAAAAAATCCGAGATCTTTAAATGTAAATAGTGTCAATGCCCAACAAACCAGACGCTTACTTGATCGCATAGTAGGTTATAAACTAAGTCCTTTACTCAATCAAAAAATTCAAAAAGGCCTAAGCGCAGGGCGTGTGCAAAGTGCGGCTTTAAAAATCATCGTCGATAGAGAAAGAGAAATAAAAGCTTTTATTCCTTTAAAATACTTTAGTATAGATGTGATTTTTGAAAAAGACTTGCAAGCTGAATTAGTTGAGTTTCAAAATCAAAAGATAGAAAAATTAAGTCTAACTAATGAAGATAGAGCTAAGCTTATCTTTGAAGCTTGCAAAAATGCTAACTTTAAAATAAAAGATATAGAAAGCAAAGATAGAAAAATAGCTCCACAAGCACCTTTTATGACCTCAACCCTGCAACAAAGTGCGAGTAATCGCCTAGGTTTTAACCCTAAAAAAACCATGATGATTGCCCAAAAACTTTATGAGGGCGTAAAAACTCATCAAGGCATTATGGGTGTGATCACTTACATGAGAACTGATAGCTTAAATATCGCAAAAGAAGCTTTAGAAGAAGTAAGAAAACTCATTAAAAGTGATTTTGGCAAAGAATACTTACCAAGCAAAACAAATATTTACACCACTAAAAGCAAAGGCGCCCAAGAAGCACATGAAGCTATAAGACCGACTAATCTTAGTTTTACTCCAAAACTTGCAAGTGAGTTTTTAGAAAAAGATGAAGCAAGATTATATACTTTAATATACAATCGTTTCCTAGCTTCACAAATGAATCCTGCTATATCTCAAACTCAAAATGTCTATGTAAAATCAAATGAAGCAAGTTTTAAAATAAGTGGTAGAAAAATTTTATTTGATGGGCATTATAAAGTATATGGAGATATGGACAAAGATAAAATTTTACCTAATTTAAAACTAGAAGATACATTAAATATTCAAAATATAGAATTAAGCTCACATTTTACCGAGCCACCTTCAAGATACTCTGAAGCTGGGCTTGTTAAAAAGCTAGAAAATCTTGGCATAGGACGCCCTTCAACTTATGCTCCAACCATCTCTTTACTTAGTGCAAGAGAATATGTGCATATAGATAAAAAACAAATCATACCTAATGAAATAGCCTTTGTTGTAACAGAAGTTTTAGAGCAAAACTTTAGTGATATAGTAGATAGTGATTTTACTTCTAAAATGGAAGATAAACTTGACATCATTGCAGAAGGTAAAATGGACTGGCAAGAAGTTTTAAGAGAGTTTTATTTTCCTTTTATGAGAAAAATTGATGAGGGTAAAAAAAATATAAAAAGTCAAAAAACTTTTACAAAATTAGATGAAACCTGCCCTGATTGTGGTGGAGAGCTTGCTATAAGAAAAGGAAGATATGGAGAATTTATAGCTTGTTTAAATTTTCCAAAATGTAAATACTCAAGAAATTTAAAACAAGAAACACAAAATGAAGAAAAAAGTGAGAAAAAGCTCAATACCATAGGCGTAAAATGCCCAAGCTGTCAAGAAGGCGAGATTGTGGAGCGTTTTTCTAAGCGTGGTAAATTTTATGGCTGTAGTGCTTATCCAAAATGCAACTATATAAGCAAATACAAACCAAGTGAAGAAAAATGTAGCAAATGTGGCGAAACTTTAATCATAAAAGAGCTTAAAAAAGGCACATTTTTAGAGTGCTTAAAATGCAAAATCAAAAAGGAAATTTAA
- a CDS encoding flagellin B: protein MGFRINTNVASLNAQVNAGMNSRALDSSLARLSSGLRINSAADDASGLAIADSLKTQANSLGQAINNANDANSMLQIADKAMDEQLKILDTIKVKATQAAQDGQSAKTRAMIQGEINKLMEELDNIANTTTYNGKQLLSGAFSNQQFQIGDKANQTINATIGATQSAKIGQTRFETGSRITGSGNAGFTIKNYDGVNDFKIQSVILSTSAGTGLGALAAEINKSSDKTGVRATATVQTISSGTIQAGNTGDTFTINGVVIGKVAVQAGDKDGSLVAAINAKKDTTGVEASVVNGQLVLNSADGRGIELSGLGTALSGNIASVNYGRLSLVKNDGSDIIISGGSAVGLGTATAEATVNLESVKGQIAASIACAMGFNAMSTADLVGKKQSAGVTTLQGAMAVMDIADTAIANLDTIRANIGATQNQLTATINNISVTQVNVKAAESQIRDVDFASESANYSKANILAQSGSYAMAQANAASQNVLRLLQ from the coding sequence ATGGGATTTCGTATTAACACAAATGTAGCATCTTTAAATGCTCAAGTAAATGCAGGAATGAATTCAAGAGCATTAGATAGCTCTTTAGCAAGACTTAGTTCAGGTTTGAGAATAAATTCAGCTGCAGATGATGCTTCTGGTCTAGCTATTGCAGATAGTTTGAAAACTCAAGCTAATTCTTTGGGTCAAGCTATTAATAATGCAAATGATGCAAATAGCATGCTTCAAATTGCTGATAAAGCTATGGATGAGCAATTAAAAATACTAGATACCATTAAGGTTAAAGCTACTCAAGCAGCTCAAGATGGTCAAAGTGCAAAAACTAGAGCAATGATTCAAGGTGAGATCAATAAACTTATGGAAGAGCTTGATAATATAGCAAATACCACCACTTACAATGGCAAACAACTTTTAAGCGGTGCTTTTTCTAATCAGCAATTTCAAATTGGCGATAAAGCAAACCAAACTATAAATGCAACCATAGGCGCAACTCAATCAGCTAAAATTGGTCAAACTCGTTTTGAAACAGGCTCTAGAATAACAGGGAGCGGAAATGCTGGTTTTACCATTAAAAACTATGATGGTGTTAACGATTTTAAAATTCAATCTGTAATTCTTTCTACAAGCGCAGGAACGGGACTTGGTGCTTTAGCAGCTGAGATTAACAAATCTTCTGATAAAACAGGTGTTAGAGCTACTGCTACAGTTCAAACTATATCAAGTGGTACTATTCAAGCTGGAAATACCGGAGATACGTTTACAATCAATGGAGTTGTTATTGGTAAAGTTGCAGTACAAGCTGGAGATAAAGATGGTTCTTTAGTAGCTGCAATTAATGCTAAAAAAGACACAACAGGGGTTGAAGCATCTGTAGTAAATGGTCAGTTAGTTCTAAACTCAGCTGATGGTAGAGGTATAGAACTAAGTGGTTTGGGTACTGCACTTAGTGGAAATATAGCTTCTGTAAATTATGGAAGATTATCCTTGGTTAAAAATGATGGTAGCGATATTATCATTTCAGGTGGATCCGCAGTTGGTCTTGGCACAGCTACAGCCGAAGCTACTGTAAATTTAGAATCAGTTAAAGGGCAAATTGCTGCAAGTATAGCTTGTGCTATGGGATTTAATGCTATGAGTACAGCTGACTTAGTAGGTAAAAAACAATCAGCAGGTGTGACTACCTTACAAGGTGCAATGGCTGTTATGGATATAGCTGATACTGCTATAGCAAACCTTGACACCATTAGAGCAAACATTGGTGCTACACAAAATCAATTAACGGCAACTATTAACAACATTAGCGTAACTCAAGTTAATGTTAAAGCTGCTGAATCACAAATTAGAGATGTTGACTTTGCAAGCGAAAGCGCAAACTACTCTAAAGCTAACATTCTAGCTCAAAGTGGATCTTATGCTATGGCTCAAGCAAATGCAGCTTCTCAAAATGTATTAAGATTACTTCAGTAG
- a CDS encoding flagellin B, translating into MGFRINTNIGAMNAHANSVITARELDKSLGRLSSGLRINSAADDASGMAIADSLRNQAASLGQAINNGNDAIGILQTADKAMDEQLKILDTIKVKATQAAQDGQTAKTRTMIQNEINRLMEELDNIANTTSFNGKQLLSGNFVNQEFQIGAQSNQTVHATIGPTQSGKIGHTRFETGIRVTGSGTSNLVLKSYDGVNDYKFQSVVISTSVGTGLGALADEINKVADKTGVRATAVVQTISSGALPAGTTGLDFAINGVVIGQVDVKPGDKDGALAAAINAKKDTTGVEASVVDGKLILNSADGRGIELSGSLGTALSGVVASVNYGRLSLVKNDGRDIIVSGGSTIGFGQSGSSAAQATVNLEAVKGQISADIACAMGFNAMSTADNITTPKSAGVTTLQGAMAVMDLADSAITTLDNIRADIGAVQNQITSTINNISVTQVNIKSAESTIRDVDFAAESANFSKYNILAQSGSYAMSQANAVQQNVLKLLQ; encoded by the coding sequence ATGGGTTTTAGAATAAACACCAACATAGGTGCAATGAATGCACACGCAAATTCGGTAATTACCGCTAGAGAATTAGATAAATCTCTAGGAAGACTTAGTTCAGGTTTGAGAATAAATTCAGCTGCAGATGATGCTTCTGGCATGGCTATAGCGGATTCTTTGAGAAATCAAGCTGCATCTTTAGGTCAAGCTATTAATAATGGTAATGATGCTATAGGTATTTTACAAACTGCTGATAAAGCTATGGATGAGCAGTTAAAAATACTAGATACCATTAAGGTTAAAGCTACTCAAGCAGCTCAAGATGGTCAAACGGCAAAAACTAGAACAATGATTCAAAATGAAATCAATCGTTTAATGGAAGAACTTGATAACATTGCAAATACTACTTCATTTAATGGTAAGCAGCTTTTAAGTGGAAATTTTGTTAATCAAGAATTCCAAATAGGTGCACAATCAAATCAAACAGTACATGCAACCATAGGACCAACTCAATCAGGAAAGATTGGCCATACTCGTTTTGAAACAGGTATTAGGGTTACAGGAAGCGGGACGTCTAATCTAGTTTTAAAATCATATGATGGTGTAAATGATTATAAGTTTCAATCAGTGGTTATTTCTACTTCTGTTGGAACAGGACTTGGTGCTTTAGCTGATGAGATCAATAAAGTAGCTGATAAAACAGGTGTTAGAGCAACAGCTGTGGTTCAAACTATATCAAGTGGAGCTTTACCTGCTGGAACAACAGGTCTTGATTTTGCTATTAATGGTGTGGTTATAGGTCAAGTTGATGTAAAACCTGGTGATAAAGATGGCGCCTTAGCAGCAGCTATTAATGCTAAGAAAGACACAACAGGTGTTGAAGCTTCTGTAGTAGATGGAAAACTCATTTTAAATTCAGCCGATGGTAGAGGTATAGAGTTAAGTGGTTCTCTTGGGACAGCTTTAAGCGGTGTTGTAGCTTCTGTAAATTATGGAAGATTATCCTTAGTTAAAAATGATGGTAGAGATATCATAGTTTCTGGAGGATCTACAATAGGATTTGGTCAAAGTGGTTCCTCTGCTGCCCAAGCAACAGTAAATTTAGAAGCTGTAAAGGGTCAAATTTCAGCTGATATAGCTTGTGCGATGGGATTTAATGCCATGAGTACGGCAGATAATATCACCACTCCAAAAAGTGCAGGTGTTACTACCTTGCAAGGTGCAATGGCTGTTATGGATTTAGCTGATAGTGCTATTACTACGTTAGATAATATCAGAGCAGATATTGGTGCGGTGCAAAATCAAATCACATCGACCATTAACAACATTAGTGTAACTCAAGTAAATATTAAATCAGCAGAATCAACCATAAGAGATGTTGACTTTGCTGCTGAGAGTGCAAACTTTTCTAAATACAACATCTTAGCTCAAAGCGGTTCTTATGCTATGAGTCAAGCAAATGCTGTTCAGCAAAATGTATTAAAGCTTTTACAATAA
- a CDS encoding motility associated factor glycosyltransferase family protein: protein MNELFLKNTQALFEKDQPLALKLRELKECKQFELFQGSSDNLDINILDKKRKEFIYKDPLKELNESLKLFNEEFLRYPVLFFYGLGNGILYKALLSNPIRNHLVIFEEELEIIYLVFHYLDLSEEIRNEKVVLFQDFSFHKISNFFAQKNINTLVKIYDFHPLNEFYSNYYLKSIQTINSINLKSIRYISTTMGNDPKDSLQGITQLLHNLPYQLANPSLKDLLKQRKGKIENAIIVSTGPSLIKQLPLLKEYASKASIICADSAYPILAKHNIKPDYVLSLERIERTSEFFNNDFKDFDKDILFVLVSMVFPKTIEYLKKNNRNFMLVHRPLPFAQSLNMNDYGYLGSGMSVANMAYELAVKLGHKNIILIGQDLAYGEDGNSHPKDYHYFKEDFEGSRKQGLFVTAYGGNKEVETNRWWKIFKETFEKDIALMNPLDIKTYNATEGGARIEGSIEKPFKELCEELLKEDKTITYIKKSSKKNSLKKILSSHIIKAEKIIHKAEKLLEYIEQTITNTSFQDLTQDIDKFQILIKKIDNFKVSIYNNKNPYFYTEISKPLFYHYECKISEIFIKNYNDKADKMKKSVEYLNIEKLWLNDYINILKIQNDLLKQTPLYQGV, encoded by the coding sequence ATGAATGAACTCTTTTTAAAAAATACTCAAGCTTTATTTGAAAAAGATCAACCTCTAGCTTTAAAACTAAGGGAATTAAAAGAATGTAAGCAATTTGAACTTTTTCAAGGAAGTAGTGATAATTTAGATATTAATATATTAGATAAAAAAAGAAAAGAATTTATATATAAAGATCCTTTAAAAGAATTAAATGAAAGTTTAAAGCTATTTAATGAAGAATTTTTAAGATATCCTGTTTTATTTTTTTATGGTTTAGGTAATGGAATTTTATACAAAGCTTTGCTTTCTAATCCTATTAGAAATCATTTGGTTATTTTTGAAGAAGAATTAGAGATTATTTATTTAGTTTTTCATTATTTAGATTTAAGTGAAGAGATAAGAAATGAAAAAGTGGTTTTGTTTCAAGATTTTTCTTTTCATAAAATCAGTAATTTTTTTGCACAAAAAAACATCAATACTTTGGTAAAAATTTACGATTTTCATCCACTAAACGAATTTTACAGCAACTATTATTTAAAATCTATCCAGACAATAAACTCTATTAATTTAAAATCCATCCGATACATATCTACCACCATGGGCAATGACCCTAAAGACTCCCTCCAAGGCATCACCCAACTTTTACACAATCTACCTTATCAATTAGCCAACCCTAGTTTAAAGGACTTACTCAAACAAAGAAAAGGTAAAATAGAAAATGCTATTATAGTTTCTACTGGTCCATCTTTGATTAAACAGCTACCTTTATTAAAAGAATATGCTAGTAAAGCTAGTATTATATGTGCTGATAGTGCTTATCCTATATTAGCAAAACATAACATTAAGCCTGATTATGTGTTGTCTTTAGAAAGAATAGAAAGAACTTCTGAATTTTTTAATAATGATTTTAAAGATTTTGATAAAGATATATTGTTTGTTTTAGTTAGTATGGTTTTTCCAAAAACTATAGAATACTTAAAGAAAAACAATAGAAATTTTATGCTAGTACATAGACCACTACCTTTTGCACAAAGTCTAAATATGAATGATTATGGTTATTTAGGTTCAGGTATGAGTGTGGCTAATATGGCTTATGAATTAGCTGTAAAATTAGGTCATAAAAATATTATCTTAATAGGACAAGATTTAGCTTATGGTGAAGATGGGAATTCTCATCCTAAAGATTATCATTATTTTAAAGAAGACTTTGAAGGAAGCAGAAAACAAGGTCTATTTGTTACCGCTTATGGTGGTAATAAAGAAGTAGAAACTAATAGATGGTGGAAAATATTTAAAGAAACATTTGAAAAAGATATAGCCTTAATGAATCCACTAGATATAAAAACCTACAACGCCACTGAAGGTGGAGCTAGAATAGAAGGAAGTATAGAAAAACCTTTTAAAGAATTATGTGAAGAATTGTTGAAGGAAGATAAGACTATAACATATATAAAAAAATCTTCGAAAAAAAATTCTCTAAAAAAAATTCTTTCATCTCATATTATTAAAGCAGAAAAAATTATCCATAAAGCCGAAAAATTACTAGAGTATATTGAACAAACTATTACCAATACTTCTTTTCAAGATCTAACGCAAGATATTGATAAATTCCAAATCCTTATAAAAAAAATAGACAACTTTAAAGTTTCAATTTATAACAACAAAAATCCCTACTTTTATACAGAGATCTCTAAACCTCTATTTTATCATTATGAATGCAAAATAAGTGAGATTTTTATAAAAAACTATAACGACAAAGCAGATAAAATGAAAAAAAGTGTTGAATATTTAAATATAGAAAAACTATGGCTGAATGATTATATAAATATATTGAAAATACAAAATGATTTATTAAAACAAACCCCTTTATATCAAGGGGTTTGA